One part of the Lotus japonicus ecotype B-129 chromosome 2, LjGifu_v1.2 genome encodes these proteins:
- the LOC130736414 gene encoding uncharacterized protein LOC130736414, whose protein sequence is MDKHFEKVDKHFNYLHDSNSIVPSMNVPTNTKPRRGRPKKKKGIPLMDKMPIKFQPHISKIIDVLPDGNCGLRAVAALLGMGEHLWHVVRKKMIDETKIRAEKYSATYGAKLCQTIIDALNGAPEELVTEEKWFTIPDMGYIVATTFKVVLITLSNSGCTTFLPLVGAAPISHHIIIL, encoded by the coding sequence ATGGATAAACACTTTGAGAAGGTGGATAAacacttcaactatcttcatgaTAGCAACTCTATAGTTCCATCAATGAATGTACCTACCAACACTAAGCCTAGGAGGGGTAgaccaaagaaaaagaaaggtatACCGTTAATGGACAAAATGCCAATCAAATTTCAGCCTCATATATCTAAGATCATAGATGTATTACCAGATGGGAATTGTGGATTGAGAGCTGTGGCAGCATTATTGGGAATGGGTGAACACTTGTGGCATGTTGTTAGAAAGAAAATGATTGACGAGACGAAAATCAGAGCTGAAAAGTATAGTGCAACATATGGGGCAAAACTGTGTCAAACCATAATAGATGCTTTAAATGGCGCACCTGAAGAGCTTGTCACTGAAGAAAAGTGGTTCACAATACCAGACATGGGTTACATTGTTGCTACGACCTTTAAGGTTGTCTTGATCACGTTGTCTAATTCGGGTTGTACGACATTCTTACCTCTTGTTGGAGCAGCACCCATTAGTCACCATATTATAATACTTTGA